From one Cupriavidus basilensis genomic stretch:
- a CDS encoding FAD binding domain-containing protein codes for MNTVLHNKPKAIVVGGSLGGLFAANMLSRNGWNVEIFERTPEALTGRGAGIVTHPELFDALASAGVVVDESIGVHVNTRITLSREGVSLADRDMPQTLTAWGKMYDVLGKAFTGTYRTGAFVTSVDTYRDHATVTLQDGSTHRADLVIAADGFRSSVREQLLPSAGLEYAGYIAWRGLVDESQLSPDTHAAIFDKFAFCLPPREQILGYPVAGEANSTEPGQRRYNFVWYRATREDDELPDLLTDASGKRWPNGIPPGLIRPDVIADMEDAATSLLAPQFAEVVTKTAQPLFQPIFDLTVPRMAFGRIALLGDAAFVARPHCGMGVTKAAGDAMAIVRALSEHSTVETALDAYSTERVQFGHAIVEHARHLGAYMQAQLKSDQDREMAERYRTPEAVMRETAVSRQF; via the coding sequence ATGAATACCGTATTGCACAACAAGCCGAAGGCGATTGTCGTAGGTGGATCGCTGGGCGGGCTGTTTGCGGCCAACATGCTCAGCCGCAATGGCTGGAATGTAGAGATCTTCGAGCGCACGCCCGAAGCGCTGACTGGGCGCGGCGCCGGCATCGTCACGCACCCGGAATTGTTCGACGCGCTGGCATCGGCGGGCGTGGTGGTCGATGAAAGCATTGGCGTGCACGTCAATACCCGAATCACGCTCTCCCGGGAGGGTGTGTCGCTTGCCGATCGGGACATGCCTCAGACGCTGACCGCCTGGGGCAAGATGTATGACGTGCTCGGCAAGGCTTTCACGGGCACCTATCGGACGGGCGCGTTCGTGACGTCCGTCGATACGTACCGGGACCACGCTACGGTGACGCTGCAGGACGGTTCGACCCACCGGGCCGATCTGGTTATCGCCGCCGACGGCTTCCGTTCCAGCGTGCGCGAACAGCTCTTGCCTTCGGCCGGCCTGGAATACGCCGGATACATTGCGTGGCGCGGCCTGGTCGACGAGTCACAGCTTTCGCCCGACACTCACGCGGCGATCTTTGACAAGTTCGCCTTCTGCCTGCCTCCGCGCGAGCAAATCCTCGGGTATCCGGTGGCGGGTGAAGCCAACAGCACCGAACCTGGGCAGCGTCGCTACAACTTCGTCTGGTATCGCGCGACGCGCGAGGACGACGAATTGCCCGATCTGCTGACTGACGCCAGCGGCAAGCGCTGGCCCAACGGCATCCCGCCGGGCCTGATTCGCCCCGACGTGATCGCCGACATGGAAGATGCGGCGACATCCTTGCTCGCCCCGCAGTTTGCCGAGGTCGTCACCAAGACAGCCCAACCACTGTTCCAGCCGATCTTCGATCTGACGGTGCCGCGCATGGCTTTCGGCAGGATTGCCTTGCTCGGTGACGCCGCTTTTGTCGCCCGCCCTCACTGCGGCATGGGCGTCACCAAGGCTGCGGGAGATGCGATGGCAATCGTGCGCGCCCTCAGCGAACATTCGACCGTCGAGACGGCCCTCGACGCGTACAGTACCGAGCGCGTCCAGTTCGGACATGCGATTGTCGAGCACGCGCGCCACCTCGGCGCCTACATGCAGGCCCAGCTCAAGAGCGATCAGGACCGCGAAATGGCCGAACGTTATCGCACACCGGAGGCGGTCATGCGCGAGACAGCAGTATCCCGTCAGTTCTGA
- a CDS encoding cation acetate symporter: MKRVLTAAAALTAATPVLAATPPVGQGLNLIAIAMFLVFVAATLVVTRWAAKRNNSVADHYAAGGKITAMQNGWAIAGDYMSAASLLGISALVFTSGYDGLIYSIGFLASWPIILFLIAEPLRNLGRYTLADVLSYRLKQRPIRAFSASSSIVIVLLYLVSQMVGAGKLVELLFGFSYTSAVVLVGVLMVVYVFFGGMLATTWIQIIKAVLLLAGCAFMAFMVMSRFGFNLNSLFEHAVTTHGKHDAIMRPGGLVSDPVSAVSLGLALIFGTAGLPHILMRFFTVSNVKAARKSVLYATGIVGTGYAMIIVIGFGTIALVAGDPLYHNGTGAVIGGVNMVAVHLAHAVGGNVFLGFICAVAFSTILAVVAGLALAGSSAISHDLYATVIRQGKASEKDEMRVSRTTTLVLGVLSILLGILFEKQTIAFIVSLTFSIAASSNFPVLLLSIYWRGLTTRGAVIGGTLGLVTAVVLTILSPTVWVQVLGHASAIYPYEYPALFSMLVAFAGIYAFSVTDRSARGAWERAAYQNQRVACELGMGTKGTAEA; encoded by the coding sequence ATGAAACGCGTACTGACTGCAGCCGCTGCCCTCACGGCTGCCACTCCCGTGCTGGCAGCCACCCCGCCGGTTGGCCAGGGCCTGAACCTGATCGCCATTGCCATGTTCCTGGTGTTCGTAGCCGCGACGCTTGTCGTGACGCGGTGGGCGGCAAAGCGCAATAACAGCGTCGCCGACCACTACGCCGCGGGCGGCAAGATCACCGCCATGCAGAACGGCTGGGCCATTGCCGGCGACTATATGTCCGCCGCATCGCTCCTCGGCATTTCGGCGCTCGTCTTCACCAGCGGCTATGACGGCCTGATCTATTCGATCGGCTTCCTGGCAAGCTGGCCGATCATCCTGTTCCTGATCGCGGAGCCGTTGCGCAACCTGGGCCGCTATACGCTCGCCGATGTGCTCTCGTACCGGCTCAAGCAGCGACCCATCCGGGCGTTCTCGGCGTCGAGCTCGATCGTGATCGTCCTGCTCTATCTGGTGTCGCAGATGGTGGGCGCGGGCAAGCTGGTGGAGTTGCTGTTTGGTTTCAGCTACACCTCGGCCGTGGTGCTGGTCGGCGTGCTGATGGTCGTGTACGTGTTCTTTGGCGGCATGCTGGCCACCACCTGGATCCAGATCATCAAGGCCGTCCTGCTGCTTGCCGGTTGCGCCTTCATGGCCTTCATGGTGATGAGCCGCTTTGGCTTCAACCTGAACAGCCTGTTCGAGCATGCCGTCACCACGCATGGCAAGCATGACGCCATCATGCGTCCAGGCGGTCTGGTGTCCGACCCGGTGTCGGCCGTGTCGCTCGGCCTGGCGCTGATCTTCGGCACCGCAGGCCTGCCGCACATCCTGATGCGCTTCTTCACCGTCAGCAATGTCAAGGCCGCGCGCAAGAGCGTGCTCTATGCCACCGGCATCGTCGGCACTGGCTACGCCATGATCATCGTGATCGGCTTCGGCACGATCGCACTGGTCGCCGGCGATCCGCTGTACCACAATGGCACAGGTGCCGTGATCGGTGGCGTCAACATGGTGGCCGTGCACCTGGCCCATGCGGTCGGCGGCAACGTGTTCCTCGGCTTCATCTGCGCCGTGGCGTTCTCGACTATCCTTGCCGTCGTTGCCGGGCTCGCCCTGGCTGGCTCTTCCGCCATCTCGCATGACCTCTATGCAACGGTCATTCGCCAAGGCAAGGCATCTGAGAAGGATGAGATGCGGGTCTCGCGTACCACTACGCTGGTGCTGGGTGTGCTGTCGATCCTGCTCGGCATCCTGTTCGAGAAGCAGACCATCGCCTTCATCGTCAGCCTGACGTTCTCGATTGCCGCCAGCTCCAACTTCCCGGTGCTGCTGCTGTCGATCTACTGGCGGGGACTGACTACGCGTGGCGCCGTAATCGGCGGGACGCTGGGACTCGTCACGGCTGTGGTTCTCACGATCCTGAGCCCAACGGTCTGGGTGCAGGTACTGGGCCATGCCTCGGCAATCTACCCGTACGAGTATCCGGCACTGTTCTCCATGCTGGTCGCGTTCGCCGGCATCTACGCCTTCTCGGTGACGGACCGTTCGGCAAGAGGCGCGTGGGAGCGTGCGGCGTATCAGAATCAGCGCGTGGCTTGTGAATTGGGGATGGGGACCAAGGGGACGGCCGAGGCGTAA
- a CDS encoding MFS transporter yields MTTSLQSIPGALSPDAVDESIAEQQRIVSKVIRKIMPLALIGIFVSYVDRTNLSVAGPDMQAALGLTPAMFGLASGLFFIGYVLFEIPSNIALQRYGAKLWIARIMVTWGLICMGTSLVTGATSLYIFRLLLGVGEAGFYPGILFYLSLFVPIRYLTRAFAVFQIGIPISLALGSAMTAALLTMDGILGVSGWQWVLIIEGALAVVVGIITCFAMASTPEKARWLTAREKQTLIAAIRSDRNSGADDSHGLSAIASVMKTRAAWYYCFQYTSMLIGFYAVTYWLPQIIKLRFSVSAVQAGLLSAVPWVFCAMALFTLSRIPPREKNRAGVLSAILMLAAIGLTMSAFAQSAILAFAGLCMAACMQAAVPLFYSFPSQHFAGARAAVALALVNSVGNIGGFFGPYILGVFRQTFHTDTVGLVFLAGTFVIAACMALGLPRQLRSAEAQAGARA; encoded by the coding sequence ATGACGACATCGCTTCAGTCCATTCCCGGGGCACTTAGTCCCGATGCGGTTGATGAGAGCATCGCAGAACAGCAGCGCATCGTATCGAAAGTCATCCGAAAGATCATGCCTCTGGCATTGATCGGGATCTTCGTGTCCTATGTCGACCGCACCAACCTCTCCGTTGCCGGCCCCGACATGCAAGCCGCGCTCGGCCTGACGCCGGCAATGTTCGGTCTGGCCTCGGGACTCTTCTTTATCGGTTATGTGCTGTTCGAGATCCCATCGAACATTGCTCTGCAACGTTACGGCGCCAAGCTTTGGATCGCCCGGATCATGGTCACGTGGGGCCTGATCTGCATGGGCACATCCCTGGTCACCGGTGCCACGTCGCTCTATATCTTCCGCCTGTTGCTTGGGGTCGGCGAAGCCGGCTTTTACCCCGGCATTCTCTTCTATCTCAGTCTGTTCGTGCCGATCCGCTATCTGACCAGGGCATTTGCGGTATTCCAGATCGGCATTCCCATTTCACTGGCGCTGGGCAGCGCCATGACCGCCGCCCTATTGACCATGGACGGGATCCTTGGCGTTTCCGGCTGGCAGTGGGTCCTGATCATCGAGGGCGCCCTGGCCGTGGTGGTGGGCATCATCACCTGTTTCGCCATGGCCAGCACCCCTGAGAAGGCGCGATGGCTGACGGCCCGCGAGAAGCAGACGCTCATCGCGGCGATCCGCAGCGACCGGAACAGCGGGGCCGATGACAGTCACGGCCTGAGCGCCATCGCCTCGGTCATGAAGACCCGCGCGGCGTGGTACTACTGCTTCCAGTACACGTCCATGCTCATCGGCTTCTACGCCGTCACCTACTGGCTGCCGCAGATCATCAAGCTGCGCTTCTCGGTCAGCGCGGTCCAGGCCGGACTGCTCTCGGCGGTGCCCTGGGTGTTCTGCGCCATGGCGCTCTTCACGCTGTCGCGCATTCCGCCGCGCGAAAAGAATCGCGCCGGCGTGCTCAGCGCCATCCTGATGCTGGCGGCGATCGGATTGACCATGTCCGCATTCGCGCAGAGCGCTATCCTGGCGTTCGCCGGGCTATGCATGGCTGCCTGCATGCAGGCAGCCGTGCCCCTGTTCTACAGCTTTCCGTCACAGCACTTTGCCGGCGCACGGGCGGCCGTTGCTCTGGCGCTCGTGAATTCCGTCGGCAATATCGGCGGCTTCTTCGGCCCATACATCCTCGGCGTGTTCCGCCAGACCTTCCACACCGACACCGTTGGCCTGGTGTTCCTGGCAGGAACGTTCGTGATCGCCGCGTGCATGGCATTGGGGCTGCCCCGGCAACTCAGGTCGGCCGAAGCGCAAGCCGGAGCACGCGCATGA
- a CDS encoding type II 3-dehydroquinate dehydratase: protein MRILLIQGANMEYLGFRQPEIYGTTTAAELDDILRADAVGLGMQLDILYTNVEGEAISAIYRATREQVDGLVMNPAGFLYAGHALRDCLKAVPLPYIEVHMSNIDARGMHSVTASESAGMVTGLGVDSYRLALVAIQKVIHKRNKHA, encoded by the coding sequence ATGCGAATTCTGCTGATCCAGGGTGCCAACATGGAGTATCTGGGTTTTCGCCAGCCGGAAATCTATGGCACCACCACCGCCGCCGAACTGGACGACATCCTGCGCGCGGACGCCGTGGGGCTCGGCATGCAACTCGACATCCTCTACACCAACGTCGAAGGTGAAGCCATCAGCGCCATTTATCGCGCCACACGCGAGCAAGTAGACGGTCTTGTCATGAATCCCGCGGGCTTTCTCTATGCGGGTCATGCCTTGCGCGATTGCCTGAAAGCGGTGCCGCTGCCCTACATCGAAGTGCATATGAGCAATATCGACGCCCGCGGCATGCATTCTGTTACCGCTTCCGAGAGCGCAGGCATGGTGACAGGGCTTGGTGTCGACTCCTACCGGCTTGCGCTGGTTGCCATCCAGAAGGTCATTCACAAGAGGAACAAACATGCCTGA
- a CDS encoding SDR family NAD(P)-dependent oxidoreductase yields the protein MPEAKPRTALVTGAAVGIGLAIAERFERDGWTVYRFDRMPQDRERAVSGDVRSEADWQRLADRIGTEVGQLDVLVNNAGILREAPLEDTSLADWNEVIGVNLTGAFLGCRTMLTLLKRSDSPCILNVASIDALRGSLRHSAYAASKGGVDSLTRALALELANDGIRVNAICPGTVDTPMFRNIHGNTADRAQERLALHPLKRISTAEDQAAAAAFLCSAEAAFITGASLSVDGGRAIR from the coding sequence ATGCCTGAAGCGAAACCAAGAACGGCGCTGGTTACCGGGGCGGCCGTTGGCATTGGCCTTGCCATTGCCGAACGCTTCGAACGGGACGGCTGGACCGTATACCGATTTGACCGCATGCCGCAGGATCGCGAGCGCGCCGTAAGCGGTGATGTCCGCTCCGAAGCGGACTGGCAAAGGCTGGCAGATCGTATCGGTACCGAAGTCGGGCAACTCGACGTGCTGGTGAACAATGCCGGCATCCTGCGCGAGGCGCCATTGGAGGACACCAGCCTGGCGGACTGGAACGAAGTCATCGGCGTCAACCTGACCGGCGCCTTCCTTGGCTGCCGGACCATGCTGACGCTGCTGAAGCGCAGCGACTCGCCGTGCATCCTCAATGTGGCCTCCATCGACGCGCTGCGCGGCAGCCTGCGTCACAGCGCTTACGCCGCCAGCAAGGGCGGCGTGGATTCCCTGACCCGCGCCCTGGCACTGGAACTGGCCAACGACGGCATTCGCGTCAACGCGATCTGCCCCGGCACCGTCGATACCCCGATGTTCCGCAACATTCATGGCAACACCGCGGATCGGGCCCAGGAGCGGCTGGCGTTGCATCCCCTGAAGCGAATCTCGACCGCGGAAGACCAGGCAGCGGCGGCGGCCTTCCTGTGCAGCGCGGAAGCCGCCTTCATCACCGGAGCGTCCCTGAGCGTCGACGGCGGCCGGGCCATTCGATAA
- a CDS encoding DUF485 domain-containing protein, with product MTHTAPFPSAPGLARIDGSVDPHPMLRQPRFERLHRARRAFSWTLTAVMLLVYFGFILTLAFRPDLLAVPLTPGQPMTVGIPIGFGMFAFTFAMVAVYVYRSNTVYDKMIDEIRQGEPS from the coding sequence ATGACCCACACCGCCCCCTTTCCTTCGGCGCCAGGACTAGCCCGCATCGACGGCTCGGTGGACCCGCACCCGATGCTGAGGCAACCGCGCTTCGAGCGCTTGCACCGCGCGCGTCGCGCCTTCTCCTGGACGCTCACCGCTGTCATGCTGCTGGTCTACTTCGGTTTCATTCTCACGCTGGCCTTCCGCCCGGACTTGCTTGCCGTGCCGCTGACGCCGGGACAGCCGATGACGGTGGGCATTCCCATCGGCTTTGGCATGTTTGCCTTCACGTTCGCGATGGTGGCAGTCTACGTGTACCGCAGCAACACCGTCTACGACAAGATGATCGACGAGATCCGCCAGGGAGAGCCGTCATGA
- a CDS encoding DUF4286 family protein, producing the protein MSGILAIWNDCNASRAAAYESWYQEEHLPERLGIAGFLTGRRFEAICASRQFLTTYEVVHPEVLRSAAYRERLAHPTARTISMMQDGFTNMSRTVCERRDLRGASRGSVVLTVALNAADAYPRLRDAVGMLEVDAAHTHSEMWISAEPDTKEISAEEALRGGDVKINACLVLEYLRPEVANRVANTLRRQFPDAYVGTYRLLCSLNQEDL; encoded by the coding sequence ATGAGCGGGATCCTGGCTATCTGGAATGACTGCAATGCGTCGCGCGCAGCAGCCTACGAATCCTGGTATCAGGAGGAACACCTGCCGGAGCGGCTTGGCATCGCCGGCTTCCTGACGGGTCGCCGGTTCGAAGCCATCTGCGCTTCGCGGCAGTTCCTGACCACCTACGAGGTGGTCCATCCCGAGGTGCTGAGGTCGGCGGCATATCGCGAACGGCTCGCCCACCCCACCGCGCGCACCATCTCCATGATGCAGGACGGCTTCACCAACATGTCCCGCACGGTCTGCGAGCGGCGCGATCTCCGCGGGGCGAGTCGCGGCAGCGTGGTGCTGACCGTTGCGCTGAATGCAGCCGATGCCTACCCGCGGCTGCGCGACGCCGTTGGCATGCTGGAGGTCGACGCGGCGCACACGCATTCCGAGATGTGGATCTCGGCGGAGCCCGACACGAAGGAGATCTCCGCAGAAGAAGCACTGCGCGGCGGTGACGTGAAGATCAACGCCTGCCTGGTGTTGGAATACCTGCGGCCCGAAGTGGCAAATCGCGTGGCGAACACGCTGCGCCGGCAGTTCCCGGACGCCTACGTCGGCACCTATCGTCTGCTGTGCTCACTGAACCAGGAGGACTTGTAA
- a CDS encoding Lrp/AsnC family transcriptional regulator, which yields MKLDNIDRRILNALQEDGRLQNVDLAKRVGLSPSPCLRRVRLLEEAGVIERYVAVVNPAKVGVGLTVFVRVWLKGQDEETVNSFVAAIKDMPEVTECHLMAGDCDFLLRVVSQDLDAYRQFQMTHLARLKAVQNVKSEIPMQRIKQTSTILL from the coding sequence ATGAAGCTCGACAACATCGATCGCCGGATTCTGAACGCCTTGCAGGAGGATGGACGTTTGCAGAACGTGGATCTGGCCAAGCGGGTGGGGCTGTCTCCTTCGCCCTGTTTGCGGCGCGTCAGATTGCTGGAGGAGGCGGGAGTTATCGAGCGCTACGTTGCGGTTGTGAACCCGGCGAAGGTGGGCGTGGGCCTGACGGTCTTCGTGCGAGTTTGGCTCAAGGGGCAGGACGAGGAGACGGTCAACAGCTTCGTGGCAGCCATCAAGGACATGCCCGAGGTGACGGAGTGTCACCTGATGGCGGGCGACTGCGACTTTCTCTTGCGCGTCGTGAGCCAGGATCTGGACGCGTACCGGCAGTTTCAGATGACCCATCTTGCCCGGTTGAAGGCCGTCCAGAACGTCAAGAGCGAAATCCCGATGCAGCGGATCAAGCAGACGTCCACGATCCTCCTTTGA
- a CDS encoding TetR/AcrR family transcriptional regulator has protein sequence METSKVADWDSASDKVARRLLPAERQQQIVEKAIEHFTRSGFGGSTRDLARQIGITQPLLYRYFENKEALIERVYNEVFQWRPEWEQQIADCSLPLIERLYAFYIDYSSVILREEWIRLFIFSGLTHEGINDRYMDMLRSKVFLPVLAEIREAFGIAAPRNAAENDAAIEMVWSLHAAIFYLGVRKWVYGLSVPDDMEAVIRQKVDIFLCGAPATLRKIQGATI, from the coding sequence ATGGAAACAAGCAAAGTAGCGGATTGGGATAGCGCCTCCGACAAAGTTGCCCGTCGGCTCCTGCCCGCGGAACGGCAACAGCAGATTGTCGAAAAGGCGATCGAACACTTTACCCGGAGCGGCTTCGGAGGCAGTACGCGCGATCTCGCCAGGCAGATCGGGATCACCCAGCCGCTGCTCTATCGGTACTTCGAGAACAAGGAGGCCCTCATCGAGCGCGTGTACAACGAGGTCTTCCAGTGGCGTCCCGAATGGGAACAGCAGATCGCCGACTGTTCGCTCCCACTGATCGAGCGGCTCTATGCCTTCTATATCGACTACTCGTCAGTGATCCTGCGCGAAGAATGGATCCGGCTGTTCATCTTTTCCGGCCTGACCCACGAGGGCATCAACGACAGGTACATGGACATGCTGCGCAGCAAGGTCTTCCTGCCGGTCCTGGCTGAGATACGCGAAGCGTTCGGCATTGCCGCGCCGCGCAATGCCGCGGAAAACGATGCCGCGATCGAGATGGTCTGGAGCCTGCACGCGGCAATCTTCTATCTGGGCGTGCGCAAGTGGGTGTATGGACTCAGTGTGCCGGACGACATGGAAGCGGTCATCCGACAAAAGGTCGACATATTCTTGTGCGGTGCCCCGGCTACCTTGCGCAAAATCCAAGGCGCCACGATTTAG
- a CDS encoding SDR family oxidoreductase, with the protein MTQPRKTALIAGATGVVGRNLLRLLAADPEWDVIAVSRREPDITGEYRHIPADLLDAGDTKAKLGGLREVTHIFFSAYIEKAGWAEMVAPNMALLANLMDAIEPVADRLQHVNLMHGTKWYGNHLGPFKTPAKETDPGHMPPNFYYDQQAFIAQRQKGKAWTWSAARPHGICGFAIGNPMNLVMVLAVYATISKALGLPLRHPGSEANARALYNVTDSGLLARACKWMATDPAAANEPFNITNGDIFRWQDLWPAIARYFDMETAAAQKIDLVHMMADKGPLWERLVREHDLRPIPYEQLVGWKYGNFVFTPEFDVISSTTKARQHGFSEAVDSEQMFLRQFDELRANRIIP; encoded by the coding sequence ATGACACAACCAAGGAAGACCGCACTGATTGCCGGCGCCACCGGCGTGGTAGGACGGAACCTGCTGCGGCTGCTTGCCGCCGACCCGGAATGGGATGTGATCGCCGTTTCGCGTCGCGAGCCAGATATCACCGGCGAGTACCGCCACATCCCGGCCGACCTGCTTGACGCCGGCGATACGAAGGCCAAGCTCGGCGGGCTGCGGGAGGTCACCCATATCTTCTTCTCTGCCTACATCGAGAAGGCCGGCTGGGCCGAAATGGTGGCGCCGAACATGGCATTGCTCGCGAACCTGATGGATGCCATCGAGCCGGTGGCGGACCGGCTCCAGCACGTCAACCTGATGCACGGCACCAAGTGGTATGGCAATCATCTCGGACCGTTCAAGACGCCCGCAAAGGAAACCGACCCGGGTCACATGCCGCCCAACTTCTACTATGACCAGCAGGCATTCATCGCCCAGCGCCAGAAAGGCAAGGCGTGGACGTGGTCTGCCGCGCGCCCCCACGGCATCTGCGGCTTTGCCATCGGCAACCCGATGAATCTCGTCATGGTCCTCGCCGTGTACGCCACTATCTCCAAGGCACTGGGGCTGCCGTTGCGCCATCCGGGCTCCGAGGCCAACGCGCGCGCGCTGTACAACGTGACCGACAGCGGCTTGCTGGCACGCGCCTGCAAGTGGATGGCAACCGATCCGGCCGCTGCCAACGAGCCGTTCAACATCACCAACGGCGACATTTTCCGGTGGCAGGACTTGTGGCCCGCCATCGCGCGCTACTTCGACATGGAAACCGCTGCGGCCCAGAAGATCGATCTGGTCCACATGATGGCCGACAAGGGACCGCTCTGGGAGCGACTGGTCAGGGAGCACGACCTGCGGCCGATCCCGTACGAGCAACTGGTGGGCTGGAAGTACGGAAACTTCGTCTTCACCCCGGAGTTCGACGTCATTTCGTCCACCACCAAGGCTCGCCAGCATGGCTTCAGCGAAGCCGTGGATTCGGAGCAAATGTTCCTGCGCCAGTTCGACGAACTGCGCGCAAACCGGATCATTCCGTAG
- a CDS encoding VOC family protein — MALAKLAHYSIRTTDLERSCAFYERVLGFRRGYRPPFDFPGAWLYMGDDESDYGTVHIIGVDPDNPSGLSAYLGDKSLPASGTGTLDHIAFLATGVEQMWATLRAEGISWRDRTVPSLGLHQVFLEDPSGVTIELNYPAAEVAGLALPDSAQAKTGALA, encoded by the coding sequence ATGGCACTGGCCAAACTAGCACACTATTCGATACGCACCACGGACCTGGAGCGGTCCTGCGCGTTCTACGAACGCGTCCTGGGGTTCCGGCGCGGCTATCGACCACCCTTCGACTTTCCCGGCGCATGGCTCTATATGGGTGACGACGAGAGCGACTACGGGACGGTTCACATCATTGGCGTGGATCCGGACAACCCTTCCGGCCTGTCCGCCTATCTGGGCGACAAATCCCTGCCCGCGTCTGGCACCGGCACGCTGGACCACATCGCCTTCCTGGCCACGGGCGTCGAGCAGATGTGGGCGACCCTGCGTGCTGAAGGCATCTCCTGGCGTGATCGCACGGTACCAAGCCTCGGCCTGCATCAGGTTTTCCTCGAGGATCCTTCCGGCGTCACGATCGAACTCAACTACCCCGCTGCCGAAGTGGCAGGACTGGCACTGCCCGACAGTGCACAAGCAAAGACTGGAGCACTGGCATGA
- a CDS encoding aldo/keto reductase, producing MEYVRLGTTGLKVSRICLGMLTFGSPEWRPWVMDEDASRPLVKRAVDLGINFFDTGDTYSGGMSEVLTGKFLKEMFPGSRREEAVVATKVYEPVDIAYEGVKMASFVRRPNRDGLSRKRIFHAVDASLQRLGTDYIDLYQIHRYDTQTPIEETMEALHDVVKAGKVRYLGASSMWAWQFAKAQQVAKENGWTRFVSMQNHYNLLYREEEREMNPLCKDSGVALLPWSPLARGFLAGNRKREGFGDTERAKTDHLAKKFYFRESDFNVVDNLTRMAGQKGISNAELAYAWLLHKGVTAPVIGISKAAQLDQAVAALEVRLTPEEVRHLEEGYEPHPVLGHV from the coding sequence ATGGAATACGTCCGCCTCGGCACGACCGGCCTGAAGGTTTCGCGAATCTGCCTCGGCATGCTGACATTCGGGAGCCCTGAGTGGCGTCCCTGGGTCATGGATGAAGACGCATCCCGGCCGCTGGTCAAACGCGCGGTCGACCTTGGCATCAATTTCTTCGACACCGGCGACACCTATTCGGGCGGCATGTCGGAGGTCCTGACCGGCAAGTTCCTCAAAGAGATGTTTCCGGGGAGCCGACGCGAAGAAGCCGTGGTCGCTACCAAGGTCTACGAGCCGGTCGATATTGCCTACGAGGGCGTCAAGATGGCCTCGTTCGTGCGCCGGCCGAACAGGGATGGCTTGAGCCGTAAACGCATTTTCCATGCGGTCGACGCTTCGTTGCAGCGCCTGGGTACCGACTACATAGACCTGTACCAGATCCACCGTTACGACACGCAGACGCCGATCGAGGAAACGATGGAGGCCTTGCATGATGTGGTCAAGGCCGGCAAGGTCCGCTATCTCGGCGCCAGCAGCATGTGGGCGTGGCAATTTGCGAAGGCCCAGCAGGTGGCGAAGGAAAATGGCTGGACCCGGTTCGTCAGCATGCAGAACCACTACAACCTCTTGTACCGGGAAGAAGAGCGCGAAATGAATCCCTTGTGCAAGGACTCCGGTGTAGCCCTGCTGCCGTGGAGCCCGCTCGCCCGCGGCTTCCTCGCGGGCAACCGCAAGCGTGAGGGGTTCGGAGACACCGAGCGCGCAAAGACCGATCATCTGGCCAAGAAATTCTATTTTCGGGAATCGGATTTCAATGTCGTCGACAACCTCACCCGGATGGCCGGCCAGAAGGGCATCAGCAACGCGGAACTGGCCTATGCCTGGCTACTGCACAAGGGCGTGACGGCTCCCGTCATCGGCATCAGCAAGGCGGCCCAACTGGACCAGGCGGTGGCCGCGCTGGAAGTGAGGCTCACACCCGAAGAAGTTCGGCACCTCGAGGAAGGATATGAACCGCATCCGGTGCTGGGACACGTTTAG